A region of the Bacillus sp. (in: firmicutes) genome:
CAAAGAATTTTAGGAAAAGTGCCGCTTTTCGGTATTTGCCTTGGTCACCAACTGTTCGCATTAGCGAATGGAGCGGACACGTACAAAATGAAATTCGGGCACCGCGGGGGAAATCAGCCGGTCAAAGACTTACGAACAGGCAAAGTAGCGATAACTAGTCAAAACCATGGATATGCCGTTAATCCTAAATCCATAGCGAATACACGCTTAACAGTCACGCACATTGCCTTGAATGATGAAACGATCGAAGGACTTGCTCACCTTGATTATCCAGCGTTTACGGTGCAATATCACCCGGAAGCCTCACCAGGTCCACAAGATGCGAACGGTTTATTTGATCAATTTTTACAAATGATTGCGTCACAACATAGAAAGGAGAATTTACATGCCTAAACGGACGGACATTAACAGCATTCTCGTCATCGGATCCGGACCAATCGTCATTGGTCAAGCGGCTGAGTTTGATTATGCCGGTACACAAGCATGCTTAGCCTTAAAAGAAGAAGGATATCGAGTAATCCTCGTCAACTCTAACCCAGCAACGATTATGACGGATACGGAAATTGCCGATGTGGTCTATATTGAACCCTTAACGGTCTCATTTGTTAGTCGAATTATCCGCAAAGAGCGCCCAGATGCCATCTTACCAACACTAGGGGGACAAACGGGATTAAACTTAGCGGTCCAATTAGCCCAATCAGGCGTGCTTGATGAGTGTGGTGTCGAAATACTTGGAACGAATTTATCGGCTATTGAACGAGCAGAAGACCGCGATCAGTTCCGACAATTAATGAACGAATTAAGAGAACCGATTCCTGAGAGTACCATTGTTCATACATTAATAGAAGCGTATCAATTTGTAGAAAAAGTGGGTTACCCGATTATCGTTCGTCCTGCGTTTACGCTTGGAGGAACAGGTGGCGGTATATGTGAAAATGAAGAAGATTTAGTTCGTATCGTATCATCCGGTCTTAAAAATAGTCCGGTAGGCCAATGTCTTTTGGAAAAAAGTATTGCTGGCTATAAAGAAATTGAATACGAAGTGATGCGTGACGGAAATGACAATGCCATTGTCGTTTGTAACATGGAAAATATCGATCCGGTCGGCATTCATACGGGTGACTCGATAGTCGTTGCACCTAGTCAAACGCTGAGCGACCGCGAATATCATATGTTACGCGATACATCGCTAAAAATTATTCGTGCCCTTGGAATCGAAGGGGGCTGTAATGTTCAGTTAGCGTTAGACCCACACAGCTTCCAATATTACGTCATTGAAGTAAACCCGCGGGTCAGCCGCTCATCGGCACTAGCGTCCAAAGCAACCGGTTATCCGATTGCCAAGTTAGCTGCGAAAATTGCAGTTGGGATGACACTTGATGAAATCATCAACCCGGTCACTGGAAAAACATATGCATGCTTTGAACCAGCGTTAGATTATGTAGTAACCAAGATTCCACGCTGGCCATTCGATAAGTTTGAATCGGCCAACCGTCGTTTAGGTACGCAAATGAAAGCAACTGGTGAAGTAATGGCCATCGGACGAACCTTTGAAGAATCGCTATTAAAAGCGGTCCGCTCCTTAGAAAATAACGTGTATCACTTAGAATTAAAAAATGCCGAGGCCATTGATCATCAAACGGTCGAAAAACGAATTAGAAAAGCGGGAGATGAACGACTGTTCTATATCGCTGAGGCCCTGCGCCGAAACATTTCAGTTGAAACGCTTCATGAATGGAGTCAAATTGATCGCTTTTTCCTTAAAAAAATAGAAAACATCATTCGTTTTGAAAAAGAAATAAAAGACCATCCGTTTCAGGTAGAGATTGCTCGAAAAGCGAAGCAATTTGGATTTTCCGATACCATTATCAGTAAATTGTGGGGAGTATCTGAAGAAGATGTGTACAGATGGCGTAAAGAACAAGGAATTGTGCCAACATACAAGATGGTTGACACATGTGCAGCGGAATTTGAATCGGAAACGCCGTATTTCTATGGAACGTATGAAGAGGAAAATGAATCGGTGGTTACAAATCGAAAAAGCGTCGTCGTCCTCGGTTCTGGTCCGATTCGAATTGGGCAAGGTATCGAATTTGACTATGCGACCGTACATTCTGTTTGGGCCATTAAAGAAGCTGGATATGAAGCAATCATTATCAATAACAATCCGGAAACCGTTTCAACCGACTTTAGTGTATCGGACAAATTATATTTCGAACCACTGACCATTGAAGATGTGATGAACATTATTGATTTAGAGCAACCAGAAGGGGTAATTGTTCAATTTGGTGGTCAAACGGCTATAAATTTAGCGGATAAGTTAGTGAAACGAGGCGTAAAGCTTCTAGGGACCACGTTAGAAGGCTTAGACCTGGCAGAAGACCGAGACAAGTTTGAACAAACGCTACAAGAATTACGGATTCCACAGCCTGAAGGAAGTACCGCATATTCCATTGAAGAGGCCGTCACCATCGCTAAACGAATCGGTTATCCTGTCCTCGTCCGTCCATCTTACGTATTGGGTGGCAGAGCGATGGAAATCGTCTACCATGAACAAGAGCTTTTACACTATATGGAGCATGCGGTAAAAGTGAACCCAGAACATCCGGTACTTATCGACCGTTATTTAACAGGAAAAGAAATTGAAGTCGACGCGATTTCTGATGGCAATGATGTATTCATTCCAGGAATTATGGAGCACATCGAACGAGCTGGGGTTCACTCAGGAGATTCGATTGCGGTCTATCCTCCACAAACGTTAACGCCTATTCAAAAAGAAAAAATCATTCAATATACGAAAAAAATTGCCCAAGGCTTAAACATTATCGGTCTATTAAATATTCAGTATGTCGTATCCAACGGGGAGGTCTATGTTTTAGAAGTCAATCCGCGTTCAAGTCGCACAGTACCGTTTTTAAGTAAAGTGACTAACATCCCAATGGCCAATATCGCCACCAAGGTCATTCTCGGCTATCGTCTATCCGATCTTGGATATGTTGCCGGTCTTGTTGAAGAACAGCCAGGTGTTTATGTAAAAGTACCGGTCTTTTCATTCGCCAAACTACAAGACGTAGATATTACGCTAGGTCCAGAAATGAAATCAACCGGGGAAGTTATGGGGAAAGACGTGACGTTAGAAAAAGCCTTATACAAAGGATTGATTGCCTCTGGTATGAACGTTCAAGAATACGGGTCCGTCTTGTTAACTGTGGCAGATAAAGATAAAGAAGAAGCAGTTACGATTGCTAGACGTTTTGCCAATATTGGCTACAAGCTTCTCGCTACCGAAGGAACCGCGTCATACTTAGAGCAAGCGGGCATTCCGGTGGAAAAAGTGAGAAAGATCGGAGCGGACGGACCAAACCTTTTAGATGTGATCCGCAAAGGAGATGCGCAACTCGTCATTAATACATTAACAAAAGGAAAACAACCGGAACGAGATGGCTTCCGCATTCGTCGGGCATCCGTAGAAAATGGTATTCCGTGCTTGACTTCCTTAGATACCGCTGAAGCGATCTTAACGGTGTTAGAGTCGATGACCTTTTCAAGTGACCCCATGCCATCTTTTACAAAAGTAAGTGAGGTAATCGTATGATCCAGAACGAAAACATGCTCATGGTGAGCCAACGAAAAATTGCACACCACATCTATGAAATGGTTCTAGAAGGACATCTCGTTGAACTTGCTTCGCCTGGACAATTTATTCACATTCGAGTGCACGATGGGTTTGATCCGCTCCTTAGAAGACCGATTAGCATTGCAAAAATTGATAAGGGACAAAAACGAATGACGATTATATATAGGGCAGAAGGAAAAGGAACGAGGTTGTTAGCTTGTAAACAAGCTGGCGACACCGTTGATGTGATAGGACCTTTAGGCAATGGCTTTCCGCTTCATGAATTAAAAAAAGGGCAAAAAGCATTAATTGTTGGAGGAGGAATAGGCGTTCCTCCCCTTTATGAATTGTCACGACAATTGGCGAAGCAAGAAATCGAAGTGATCCATGTGCTTGGCTTTCAAACAAAAGATGTCGTATTTTATCATGACCAGTTTGCACAATTAGGAGAAACAACAATTGCCACCGTCGATGGAACATACGGTTATCAAGGATTTGTCACCGATGTGATTGAACAAGAAGGATATGAGTTTGATTGCCTATATGCGTGTGGACCAATTCCAATGTTAAAAGCTTTGGAGGAACGTTTCGGTGATCGGAAAGGGTATATTTCATTAGAGGAACGAATGGGGTGTGGCATAGGGGCTTGCTTTGCCTGTGTATGTCCGACGTCTTCAGACTATTCGAATGATTATCGAAAAATATGCAGCGATGGACCAGTGTTTCCTTTCGGTGAGGTGATCTTATGAGCCGACTACGTATTCAACTCCCAGGACTTGATTTAAAAAATCCAGTGATGCCGGCATCGGGTTGTTTTGGATTTGGGAGAGAATTTGCCAAGCTTTTCGACTTGAGTCAGTTAGGCGCCATCATGATTAAGGCGACGACGGTAGAACCGCGTTTTGGTAATCCGACACCTCGGGTAGCAGAAACTCCGGCGGGAATGTTAAACGCCATTGGGCTGCAAAACCCTGGCTTAACCAAAGTGATGTCGGAAGAACTCCCTTGGTTGGAGCAATTTGATGTGCCGATTATAGCGAATATCGCTGGATCAAAAGAAGAAGATTACGTTGAAGTAGCTAAACATATTTCAACAGCACCAAATGTAAAAGCGCTCGAATTAAACATTTCTTGTCCAAACGTAAAAGAAGGAGGCATTTCATTCGGAACCGACCCGCTTATTGCGAAACGTCTGACAAAGAGGGTAAAAGAAGTTTCTTCCGTTCCTGTGTATGTGAAACTTTCACCAAATGTTTCTAATATCGTCTCGATGGCGAAGGCGGTGGAAGACGGTGGGGCTGACGGGTTAACGATGATTAACACCCTTGTCGGCATGCGTATCGATACTCGAACAGGTCGACCGATTTTAGCAAATGAAACCGGTGGGTTATCTGGCCCTGCGATTAAGCCGATTGCGATTCGCATGATTTATGAAGTGAGCCAACATGTTACCTTACCGATCATCGGTATGGGAGGCATTCAATCCGTGGAGGATGTGTTGGAGTTCTTTTTTGCCGGGGCAAGCGCTGTAGCTATTGGTACCGCCAATTTTGTCGATCCTTATATTTGTCCGAAACTCATCAACGAATTAGAACAAGTGCTGGAGGAACGAAAGGTAGATCACATTACAGAATTATCAGAAAGGGGATGGAGATGGCGGTGTACGAACGACCAATCATTGCGCTAGATTTTCCAACGTGGACTGAAACGGAGCAATTTTTACGACTGTTTGAAGGAGAACCGTTATTCGTCAAAGTTGGGATGGAGCTGTATTTACAAAATGGTCCTTCCATCATTTACTCTTTAAAAGAACGGAACCATCGGATTTTTTTAGACTTAAAGCTTCACGATATACCTAATACGGTGGAACAAGCGATGAAAGGCTTATCGAAGCTTGGAGTAGACATGATTAACGTTCATGCGTTAGGGGGCAAAGCAATGATGGAACGAGCGCGAGAAGGGCTAGAGGCTGGGGGATGTAGTAGAGATGACCGTCCACGATTACTGGCGGTTACTCAATTGACTTCTACTTCAGAAAAGCAAGTACATGATGAGATGAAAGTTTCCATTTCACTGAAAAACCATGTCCTTCATTTAGCATCCCTCGCTAAAGAGGCTGGTGTCGATGGCGTCGTTTGTTCCCCACATGAAGCTGGAGATATTAAACAGCATTGCGGAAAAGAGTTTTTGCGCGTTACACCTGGTATTCGCTTAGCTGGAGACAACCCGCATGATCAACATCGAATTGCTACACCGATGAAGGCACGACAATTAGGGTCATCTATGATTGTCGTTGGACGTTCCATCACAAAAGCGGAAGATCCGTTAGCTGCTTATCATCAAGTAAAAAGAGAATGGGAGGGGATGAAGTTATGAAAAAGTGGATTGTCGAACAATTATTAGAAATCGGAGCGGTATTTTTACAACCAAAAAATCCTTTCACATGGTCATCTGGTATTCGTTCCCCAATTTATTGTGATAATCGGTTAACGTTATCATACCCGGTACTACGAAAAACCATTGCCGAAGAGTTAGTCGGTCTCATTAAAGAAAAATTTTCAGATGTTGAGGTTATTGCAGGAACAGCCACAGCCGGTATTCCGCACGCAACGTTAGTGAGTGACCGCCTTGAGCTTCCACTTGTCTATGTAAGGTCCAAACCAAAGGACCACGGAAAAGGAAATCAAATTGAAGGACGGGTGCAAAAAGGTCAAAAAGTAGTAGTTATTGAAGATTTAATTTCCACTGGAGGTAGTGCACTAAAAGCGGCTCAAGCATTACAACAAGCAGGCGCACAAGTAGCTGGAATTGTATCGATTTTTACATATGAGTTAAAAATCGGTCGACAGCAAATGGAAGAAGCAGGATTCCCGGTGTATAGTCTCGTGACCTTTTCAACTTTACTTGAAACGGCAATAGAAAAAGGGGTGATTCACGAACAAGATGTTGATACGATTCAAGAGTGGCAAAACGACCCGCAAAACTGGGATCAATAATGAATGAAGAGCTGACAATGGTCGGCTCTTTTTTGTTGAGAACATAAGTTTTTACAAGAGTCGATAGAAAAAATACGATTAGTTATTAAAACAGACATCACATATTGGAAAAAGTTCATGCTTTTATTATGGAGGAAATGGGAGAAAATAATCGGCGTATAAGATTAAAATGAAGGAGTGTAGGCAAGGTGAAAAAATTAATATTTATCATTGGGCTTTTCATCTGTCTTTTGCCAACGCAAACGGCATTTGGACAAGGGACGATTACCCATACTGTTGTTCCTGGCGATACAATGTGGAAATTAGCAGTAAAATATCAAGTGGGTTTAACAGAAATTATTGAGGCAAACCCACAAATTAAAAATCCTGACTTAATTTATCCTGGGCAAAAATTAAACATACCGACTTATGATGCGATTAAAAAAATCGAACACGAAGTCATTCAGTTAACGAATCAAGAACGTGCCAAATACGGGTTACCCCCATTAAAACCGTATTGGGAGTTATCAAGGGTCGCTCGCTTTAAATCCATGGATATGCGAGATCGTGGGTATTTTTCTCATAATTCACCAACATACGGTTCTCCGTTTACGATGATTAAAAACTTCGGTATTTCCTATAGTGCCGCAGGAGAAAATATTGCCGCAGGTCAACGGACACCACAAGAGGTCGTTCGATCGTGGATGAACAGCCAAGGCCATCGCCAAAACATTTTAAGTCAAAACTATACGCATATCGGAGTTGGGTATGCAAAAGGTGGCGCATACGGTTATTACTGGACACAAATGTTTATTAGACGATAATTTCATGAGAAAAAAGGCTCTATAATTTCACCAAAGTGGAGCCTTTATTTTTACGAAATTCAGTTGTATGAACCTTCCAACTGAAAAGTGTGACAAAAAAAGGGCCTGCATCAAGCTGGCCCTATTTTATCTTTTTCAATTGTAGCACTTTTTCTTTTGAAGGAGTAACATACACGGTTTGCTGATGATCATAAATAACAAACCCAGGTTTTGCGCCACTTGGCTTTTTCACATATCGTACTTTTGTAAAATCAACCGGAACTGAGCTGGATTCGCGGCCTTTACTAAAGTAAGCCGCAATCATGGCTGCTTCAATAATCGTCTCCTCCGATGGTTCCGTACTGCGAATAACAACATGTGAACCTGGGATATCTTTTGTATGTAACCAAATTTCATCTTTTTTAGCTACTTTGTTGGTCAAGTAATCATTTTGTTTGTTATTTTTTCCAACTAAAATTTCCGTTCCGTCTGACGCTTCGTACACTTCTAAAACAGGTTGGTGTTTTTGCTTTTTCACCGTTTTTGTTTGTTTGGGGCGTAAATAGCCTTCTTCTACGAGCTCCTCGCGAATTTCTTCAATATCTTTTGGTGATGCGGTTTCAATTTGTTGTAACAGGCGATCGAAATAAGCGACTTCGTTTTCGGCTCGTTCAATTTGCTCGGTTACTACTTTTATCGCGTTACGTGCTTTTTGGTACTTGGAAAAATACCGTTGAGCATTTTCTGCCGGTGTTTTTTGCGGGTCAAGTGGAATCGTGACTGTTGAGCCATTTTCATCATAATAATTCACGACTTCAATTTCGGTCATTCCTTTTTGAATGGCGTAAATATTAGCCGTTAACAATTCACCGTATAACTGATATTTGTTTGCTTGTTGGGCATCTACTAACGTTTGCTTCAACTTTTCGATTTTAGCTTCATTTTTTTCTTTTTCTTTTTTAATAAACCGTTCCAAATCATGGGCCTGTTGCTTTACCCGGTCCCGTTCGGCTTTTCCAAAATAAAACGCATCAAGCATTTCGCTCAATGTGGAAAACGAACGAGTTTCCCCTTGAATATGTTCTAACGGAAATAAATAGAACGATTCTTTTTGACCGTACATAATACTCGGTTCGTACTCGTGATGACGGATTCGCTCCATCATTGGTAAAAAGGCTTTTGGTACGGTTGAGCGGTTTGGTAACTTCGCTTGCCACAAAATTTCTTTTGCTAATAACGGGGAAACACCTGCAAATGCTTGGACGATTTGTTTGTCTACTTTTCCGCTATTAAAGTCAAGCGCTTGTAATACATCATCTTCCCGAGCATTTAATGGATTTCGTTTATCTTGACTTGGCGGAAAAATATATGTTTGCCCTGGTAATACGGCACGGTAGCGATTGACAGCATAGGAGATATGTTTAATGCTATCTAAAATCATTTGTTTTTCTTCATCGACTAAAATTATGTTGCTATGCCGTCCCATCACTTCAATAATAAGTTGCTTCTTTGTGACATCACCTATTTCATTTCGACCTTTCACACGAATTATTATCATGCGGTCTAATTCATGTTGTGAAATTTCTTCAATAATACCTCCTTCTAAATGTTTACGTAAAAGCATGCAGAACATCGGAGGTTCTGGTGGATTTTCATAGGTCTCCTTCGTCAATTGCACCCGTGCATAAGATGGATGGGCAGAAAGTAATAGACGATAGTTCTGCCCTTTGGAACGAACAAGTAACACAATTTCTTGCTTATATGGTTGATGAATTTTATTAATACGTCCGCCGACAAGCGTTTCGGCAAGTTCGTGACACATCGCTCGCGTAAACAGTCCATCAAAAGACATGATGAAACACCCTTTACTTTAAAAATATTTTCCAACTTCCATGAATAGAAAGGAAGGTGCCTTTCACAGAATGAATAAATTATAACATTTTTTTGGACGAGTCTGAATAAGCTTCCTATGAGTATGGATTTTAGGACGGGAAGAGGGAGAGTGAATCGTTCAGATGAAGTATCATCAAATGCCAATAAAAGAGATAGAACAAGCGCTACGAACGAATAGTAAAACGGGTCTTCACGAAGAAGAAGTTCAAAAACGAAGAAAGCAGTTTGGATGGAACGAACTCGAAGAAGGGGAGAAGCCCTCTTTATTACTATTATTTTTTAGTCAATTTAAAGATTTTATGGTTCTTGTTTTATTAGCAGCTACTCTCATATCAGGCTTGTTAGGAGAATACATTGATGCTATTGCCATCATTGCTATCGTATTCATCAATGGCTTGTTAGGTTTTTTTCAAGAAAGAAAGGCGGAAAAGTCATTAGAAGCTCTAAAAGAATTGTCATCTCCCCAAGCGACCGTTCTTCGAGAAGGGAAGTGGATCACCATTCCAACGAAACAAATTGTCGTTGGGGATATTTTAAAATTTGAAATTGGTGACCGAATTGGAGCGGATGTTCGGATCATAAAGGCGAACAATTTAGAAATTGAAGAATCCGCTTTAACCGGAGAATCGGTTCCTGTCAGTAAACATGCGGATCCCATATATGAAGAAAGTGTTAGCTTAGGCGATGTCGCGAATATGGCCTTTATGGGAACGATGGTCACAAGAGGAAACGGGATAGGTATCGTAAGTGCGATCGGGATGAAAACAGCCATGGGCAATATTGCTCACCTTTTACAACATGCTGAAAGCATGACGACCCCTTTACAACGGCGTCTTGAACAATTAGGGAGAATTTTAATTACTGCAGCTCTTTTACTAACCCTGTTAGTCGTAGCTGTTGGGGTGTTACAAGGGCATGATGTGTATACGATGTTTTTAGCAGGGGTATCGCTAGCAGTAGCCGCTATCCCAGAAGGATTACCAGCGATTGTGACGGTCGTTTTATCCCTTGGTGTTCAGCGCATGATAAAAAAGAACGCCATTGTTAGGAAACTACCAGCGGTAGAAACGTTAGGGTGTGCTTCTGTTATTTGTTCCGATAAAACCGGTACGATGACCCAAAATAAAATGACCGTCACTCACTTATGGAGTGGGGGAAACTTATGGACCGTCACTGGAAATGGGTATGAACCAAGCGGTC
Encoded here:
- the carB gene encoding carbamoyl-phosphate synthase large subunit, whose protein sequence is MPKRTDINSILVIGSGPIVIGQAAEFDYAGTQACLALKEEGYRVILVNSNPATIMTDTEIADVVYIEPLTVSFVSRIIRKERPDAILPTLGGQTGLNLAVQLAQSGVLDECGVEILGTNLSAIERAEDRDQFRQLMNELREPIPESTIVHTLIEAYQFVEKVGYPIIVRPAFTLGGTGGGICENEEDLVRIVSSGLKNSPVGQCLLEKSIAGYKEIEYEVMRDGNDNAIVVCNMENIDPVGIHTGDSIVVAPSQTLSDREYHMLRDTSLKIIRALGIEGGCNVQLALDPHSFQYYVIEVNPRVSRSSALASKATGYPIAKLAAKIAVGMTLDEIINPVTGKTYACFEPALDYVVTKIPRWPFDKFESANRRLGTQMKATGEVMAIGRTFEESLLKAVRSLENNVYHLELKNAEAIDHQTVEKRIRKAGDERLFYIAEALRRNISVETLHEWSQIDRFFLKKIENIIRFEKEIKDHPFQVEIARKAKQFGFSDTIISKLWGVSEEDVYRWRKEQGIVPTYKMVDTCAAEFESETPYFYGTYEEENESVVTNRKSVVVLGSGPIRIGQGIEFDYATVHSVWAIKEAGYEAIIINNNPETVSTDFSVSDKLYFEPLTIEDVMNIIDLEQPEGVIVQFGGQTAINLADKLVKRGVKLLGTTLEGLDLAEDRDKFEQTLQELRIPQPEGSTAYSIEEAVTIAKRIGYPVLVRPSYVLGGRAMEIVYHEQELLHYMEHAVKVNPEHPVLIDRYLTGKEIEVDAISDGNDVFIPGIMEHIERAGVHSGDSIAVYPPQTLTPIQKEKIIQYTKKIAQGLNIIGLLNIQYVVSNGEVYVLEVNPRSSRTVPFLSKVTNIPMANIATKVILGYRLSDLGYVAGLVEEQPGVYVKVPVFSFAKLQDVDITLGPEMKSTGEVMGKDVTLEKALYKGLIASGMNVQEYGSVLLTVADKDKEEAVTIARRFANIGYKLLATEGTASYLEQAGIPVEKVRKIGADGPNLLDVIRKGDAQLVINTLTKGKQPERDGFRIRRASVENGIPCLTSLDTAEAILTVLESMTFSSDPMPSFTKVSEVIV
- a CDS encoding dihydroorotate dehydrogenase electron transfer subunit, which translates into the protein MIQNENMLMVSQRKIAHHIYEMVLEGHLVELASPGQFIHIRVHDGFDPLLRRPISIAKIDKGQKRMTIIYRAEGKGTRLLACKQAGDTVDVIGPLGNGFPLHELKKGQKALIVGGGIGVPPLYELSRQLAKQEIEVIHVLGFQTKDVVFYHDQFAQLGETTIATVDGTYGYQGFVTDVIEQEGYEFDCLYACGPIPMLKALEERFGDRKGYISLEERMGCGIGACFACVCPTSSDYSNDYRKICSDGPVFPFGEVIL
- a CDS encoding dihydroorotate dehydrogenase, with the protein product MSRLRIQLPGLDLKNPVMPASGCFGFGREFAKLFDLSQLGAIMIKATTVEPRFGNPTPRVAETPAGMLNAIGLQNPGLTKVMSEELPWLEQFDVPIIANIAGSKEEDYVEVAKHISTAPNVKALELNISCPNVKEGGISFGTDPLIAKRLTKRVKEVSSVPVYVKLSPNVSNIVSMAKAVEDGGADGLTMINTLVGMRIDTRTGRPILANETGGLSGPAIKPIAIRMIYEVSQHVTLPIIGMGGIQSVEDVLEFFFAGASAVAIGTANFVDPYICPKLINELEQVLEERKVDHITELSERGWRWRCTNDQSLR
- the pyrF gene encoding orotidine-5'-phosphate decarboxylase, translated to MYERPIIALDFPTWTETEQFLRLFEGEPLFVKVGMELYLQNGPSIIYSLKERNHRIFLDLKLHDIPNTVEQAMKGLSKLGVDMINVHALGGKAMMERAREGLEAGGCSRDDRPRLLAVTQLTSTSEKQVHDEMKVSISLKNHVLHLASLAKEAGVDGVVCSPHEAGDIKQHCGKEFLRVTPGIRLAGDNPHDQHRIATPMKARQLGSSMIVVGRSITKAEDPLAAYHQVKREWEGMKL
- a CDS encoding orotate phosphoribosyltransferase, yielding MKKWIVEQLLEIGAVFLQPKNPFTWSSGIRSPIYCDNRLTLSYPVLRKTIAEELVGLIKEKFSDVEVIAGTATAGIPHATLVSDRLELPLVYVRSKPKDHGKGNQIEGRVQKGQKVVVIEDLISTGGSALKAAQALQQAGAQVAGIVSIFTYELKIGRQQMEEAGFPVYSLVTFSTLLETAIEKGVIHEQDVDTIQEWQNDPQNWDQ
- the safA gene encoding SafA/ExsA family spore coat assembly protein; amino-acid sequence: MKKLIFIIGLFICLLPTQTAFGQGTITHTVVPGDTMWKLAVKYQVGLTEIIEANPQIKNPDLIYPGQKLNIPTYDAIKKIEHEVIQLTNQERAKYGLPPLKPYWELSRVARFKSMDMRDRGYFSHNSPTYGSPFTMIKNFGISYSAAGENIAAGQRTPQEVVRSWMNSQGHRQNILSQNYTHIGVGYAKGGAYGYYWTQMFIRR
- a CDS encoding NFACT family protein encodes the protein MSFDGLFTRAMCHELAETLVGGRINKIHQPYKQEIVLLVRSKGQNYRLLLSAHPSYARVQLTKETYENPPEPPMFCMLLRKHLEGGIIEEISQHELDRMIIIRVKGRNEIGDVTKKQLIIEVMGRHSNIILVDEEKQMILDSIKHISYAVNRYRAVLPGQTYIFPPSQDKRNPLNAREDDVLQALDFNSGKVDKQIVQAFAGVSPLLAKEILWQAKLPNRSTVPKAFLPMMERIRHHEYEPSIMYGQKESFYLFPLEHIQGETRSFSTLSEMLDAFYFGKAERDRVKQQAHDLERFIKKEKEKNEAKIEKLKQTLVDAQQANKYQLYGELLTANIYAIQKGMTEIEVVNYYDENGSTVTIPLDPQKTPAENAQRYFSKYQKARNAIKVVTEQIERAENEVAYFDRLLQQIETASPKDIEEIREELVEEGYLRPKQTKTVKKQKHQPVLEVYEASDGTEILVGKNNKQNDYLTNKVAKKDEIWLHTKDIPGSHVVIRSTEPSEETIIEAAMIAAYFSKGRESSSVPVDFTKVRYVKKPSGAKPGFVIYDHQQTVYVTPSKEKVLQLKKIK